A genomic region of bacterium contains the following coding sequences:
- a CDS encoding RimK family alpha-L-glutamate ligase, whose protein sequence is MSKAAPRSGGGEKSAIVLTRNPYLYTVRKFASACARRGWKCEVIDPFLCGARIGAANGGGINYEGKPLSPDLVFNRLASLASDYSVAIAAELESRGSLVINPAAPTDKYRNKYSALKRLEEAELRVPETALVRVGQDINAAIDSLGGPPVVLKYVRGSQGLGVIFGESYDAVTSIIESLNLIQYDTVLQRYYPQAKELDLRILVLGGKAIAGARRVASADDFRSNFHRGGMLYRYDIPDDIAEMAVRASDAMGLYFAGVDIIGGPDGPIVLEVNLSPGFEGMDQVHGRDIAEELCEWAAAQLEKRIGDNQCPTPSSFR, encoded by the coding sequence TTGAGCAAAGCTGCGCCGCGATCCGGCGGCGGTGAAAAAAGCGCAATCGTCCTTACGCGCAATCCGTACTTGTACACGGTTCGAAAGTTCGCGTCCGCGTGCGCGAGGCGCGGCTGGAAGTGCGAGGTTATCGATCCCTTTCTGTGCGGCGCGCGCATCGGAGCGGCAAATGGGGGGGGAATCAATTACGAGGGAAAACCGCTTTCACCGGATTTGGTTTTCAACCGGCTGGCTTCCCTGGCAAGCGATTATTCGGTTGCCATCGCGGCGGAGCTTGAGTCCCGCGGCTCGCTCGTCATCAATCCCGCGGCGCCCACCGACAAATACCGCAACAAGTATTCCGCACTGAAAAGACTGGAGGAAGCGGAGCTGCGCGTCCCGGAGACCGCGCTTGTACGCGTCGGGCAGGACATAAACGCGGCGATCGATTCTCTCGGCGGGCCGCCGGTCGTGCTCAAATACGTGCGCGGCAGCCAGGGTCTCGGCGTGATATTCGGCGAGAGTTACGACGCCGTGACGAGCATCATCGAGAGCCTGAACCTCATTCAGTACGACACCGTGCTCCAGCGATATTACCCGCAGGCGAAGGAACTCGATCTGCGCATTCTTGTGCTGGGCGGCAAGGCGATCGCGGGCGCGCGGCGCGTGGCATCGGCCGACGATTTCAGAAGCAATTTTCACCGGGGCGGGATGCTGTATCGCTACGATATCCCGGACGATATCGCGGAGATGGCGGTGCGCGCGTCGGACGCGATGGGACTTTATTTCGCGGGCGTGGACATAATCGGCGGTCCGGACGGACCGATCGTTCTGGAGGTGAACCTGTCGCCCGGATTCGAGGGGATGGACCAGGTGCACGGCCGCGACATTGCGGAGGAATTGTGCGAATGGGCGGCGGCACAATTGGAAAAAAGAATCGGAGATAACCAATGTCCGACACCGTCAAGCTTCCGATAG
- a CDS encoding YtxH domain-containing protein, protein MSEHNDDFSRNLGAMLAGFGVGMLVGSILGLLFAPKSGRELRAELYERGEEYYGKAKEGVIGAYEVSREKLKDAYKQSIDALDAAYGTTKEFTKEKLAKVKEAVAEGVQAAKEQIAKKAKTEGGEA, encoded by the coding sequence ATGAGTGAACACAACGACGATTTCAGCAGGAATTTGGGTGCGATGCTTGCGGGCTTCGGTGTCGGGATGCTTGTTGGAAGCATCCTGGGACTTCTGTTCGCGCCCAAGAGCGGCCGGGAATTGCGCGCCGAGCTGTACGAACGCGGCGAGGAATACTACGGCAAGGCCAAAGAAGGCGTTATCGGTGCGTACGAGGTGAGCCGCGAAAAGCTCAAGGATGCTTACAAGCAGTCCATCGACGCTCTCGACGCGGCGTACGGCACCACGAAGGAATTCACGAAAGAAAAGCTTGCCAAAGTGAAGGAAGCCGTGGCAGAGGGAGTCCAGGCCGCCAAGGAGCAAATCGCAAAGAAAGCCAAGACCGAGGGCGGCGAAGCATAG